From the Gossypium hirsutum isolate 1008001.06 chromosome A02, Gossypium_hirsutum_v2.1, whole genome shotgun sequence genome, the window CGCCGCCATCAATCTCCTTACCTTTACTAAAACCCCATACTTTCATCCTTACATATAAAAAACCCAAGTTACACACCCCACTCAAAGTCCTAGCCATGGCGAAGGACACCAGTGAAAGCGGCAATGGAACCATAGACAAAGCCGCAATAGCCGGTGGCTTGGTTGCCAACCCAGTGATTGCTTGGTCCTTATACACACTCAAGACTACAGGGTGTGGTTTACCCCCTGGACCAGGTGGTTCCATAGGAGCACTTGAAGGTGTTAGCTACCTAGTTGTGGTTGGGATTGTGGGTTGGTCTTTATACACCAAAGCCAAAACTGGTTCGGGTTTGCCTAATGGACCTTTTGGGTTGTTGGGAGCAGTTGAAGGGTTATCGTTCTTATCATTGCTAGCCATTTTGGTTGCTTTTGGGTTGCAGTTCTTGCAGAGTGGTTCCATTCCAGGTCCTCTTCCTAGTGATCAGTGCTTTGGGTAAAGAAGATAATGTGGTATAGGGCCATTGCTAGTCTTATCTTTTGCTGTGTGGCCATGGTTAATTTACTATATATAGTTGATTAGAATGTGCTGCTTAAGGATTCTAAAGAGGTTAAATCAATAAAGAACTTTTTGGTTTTACATTTTGTTTCACTagaaaattgcataaaatgttttGCTTATTTTAAACAAATCTTTTCGAGGTTTATAGCCGTctttttcaacaataatatttttaagattaGAGTTTGAATTCTCCCATTAAAAGTATAATGTACTTTCCCATTATATGCAACATATGTTggttattttattgttttttaaagaTAAATTCTAGTGAACCTATTGAGGGATCAAATCGAAATAaagttaaatataataaaattcaataaacacaaataaaattGATCAACATCGAATTCAATTTGTCCATGAAATAGGTATATACATGCTCAAAAATTGATCAGCATGTTTTAAATATGCTCTACGGTCTAAAGTTCCAACTAATGATTAAGTTAAATGAAGGGTTTATTGCATTCTTGGCTCCTCAAATCTACACTTAAAGGCCTAAGGTATGATGAAATTGAAAGCAATTTAACATAAAAACTACAAACTTTGAGTACTTCAATTGGGTCTCAACAAAAATATTGCAACTTCATGACAACCACAcacaaatttattttatgtacttCCCAAAATATTGATAGTTGCATTTGCTTACATCTTTCAGAAAACGGATGTGAGTTGTTCTACAATAGGAAAGTAAACTTTTAAAATGgatcaatttggtccttatattattaaaaagaatcaaataagttcaaattgtaacaaagttaacatttactgtatagaaaatgttttgaaatttttttcaattgtagttcaatttcaaacaaaagttttcatttacaaaaccataagaattttaaaaatattaactctattaatcaataaatgatattatttaaacaataaatgttGACTCTTATTCCAATTAGGCCTTATATGATTCTTTTTTATAGTATAGAACCTAAATTGATTAATCTAATAGtaaaggactaatttgattaaATCCCTATAATAAAAGGACCTATGAGGTACATTTACCGATTCTTAAGTTTACACGTTTATTAGTGAGTTGCTATACCAACCTTTATGATGGATTTAAGGAAGAATTATATgaactataaaaatatattctACATAATCAGGGGTGGGATGAAATGGGCATATTTATGTTTAAGCCCTTCTACTATTTAATATTACAGTTTTTTTTTGCATAAAGATTTTAAATTGAACCCCAACATTTTGTATTCTTATCCTGACCCTAGCCAAAATTTTctatataaactaaaaaatagGCAGTAAAGTAGGAAATagtaaaaagaaagttaaaatatgttgttagtccctgtacttatatagaatttaagatttaatctttatactttaaaatttaaaaattcaatcctcttactttttcaatttaaaaaaatcttaactcaaattattatcattGTTGGTAGTTTCTATCAGAATTTGTCAACTTACCATATTTATTTATTGTCAATCATATGCCACATCATATGAGGACGACCTAATCAGACTTCcaagttgacaaattttgatagaaaaatatTTACGATTTTAGTGATTGAGCTAAGATTTTTTAATCGGTTAAAATATGACATAAGTCCCTATACTCtttgtaaatttataaattcaggTCCAACTATTAACATTGTTagaattatttcattaaatttaggttcattataacgctatttttttagttacatagctaccaattattattattatttcaaaatgtaaCACCAACACAATTAGACctgaaatttaaaatctaaaaagcaGAGCAACTAAATTCtttgaaataaaagtaaaaattctaaatttgtaaAGA encodes:
- the LOC121209703 gene encoding uncharacterized protein, with amino-acid sequence MDASKMLLLSPPSISLPLLKPHTFILTYKKPKLHTPLKVLAMAKDTSESGNGTIDKAAIAGGLVANPVIAWSLYTLKTTGCGLPPGPGGSIGALEGVSYLVVVGIVGWSLYTKAKTGSGLPNGPFGLLGAVEGLSFLSLLAILVAFGLQFLQSGSIPGPLPSDQCFG